The window ACCCAATAAGCTTAACAAGATTCGGATGATCAAGTTGGCCTAACGACAAAACCTCAGCTTGAAACTCTTTGTTCCCATGTAATCCATGCTTGTCTAGTTGCTTTACAGCCACCACCTACATTATAttccccaaaaataaaatagacatATTCTCTCATGATggatcattaaaaaaaagtatattttactTTGGTAATGAATCATGCACGATGAATGGGAAAAAAGAACGTACCTGGCCAGTAGACTTAAGGGTTCCTTTATAAACTCTACCGAATCCACCTTCTCCTAACAAACATTCTTGCCGGAAATTCTTTGTCGCCGTCGCTAATTCCCGGAAAGTGAATGTCTTTAACGTCGTTCCTTCagattcctctgtttcctctgtccGTCTCCTctcttcagaaaaaaaaaaaatcaatattttatttcattttatttattgtatatGAGGGTTCATTCAACATTAAGACATACATACCAGGTGGTCTAGTTTCATTGTCTTGAGTCTCATTCGTAGCTGAAGATTTCTTGCTCTTTAACGAAGAGTGCATGATGAATGATCGGaatcaataataacaaaaggTAACGTATAATAGaaactaaaacagagaaaagattaaagatttttttttgaataaaaaagtttttgtttaggAATTAGCAATTGGTCGGGTCCTTCATGGAGATTGAAGGACCGACgtaaaaagagaaacaaacagaaaagaaaaatgaaagttagaaagagaggaagaagatgaagtagaCAAATGCAAACCATCGGTAAtcaaattttcgttttttttttttttttggttttttctttttttaaatcaaactcCAAATCTCCCAAAAGCATGGAGAACcatccttctttcttctttcgaTTTCTGTAAAAcctaattttgaaaaaaactttaattaaaatagttttatccCTACCTCTTGAAGTGGATTAATCTGTCCCACAACAACATACTAATTATGTGATTAGAttagattttgtatttttttttttttaaatcttagaATTCGCGTGATAATATATTAAAGCTTTTTATATATTGGGCTTAGGCCGTAAGGACCCAACAAATTAAAGCCCATTATACCTTACCACAAAAAAAGCCCATTATAAATATCTGTCTCTCTTCTTATACATCATTGAGACTATTCCGGCCATCGCTTTCATCTGTTGTCTTCTTCCGTTGATATTATCTGAAAAGATGATGACGATAAGTCTCCGATTCAAAATGTGATCGGCGCCCTCATTATGTGTGATTCGCTTCACTAATCAAATCCAGATCTGGGAGCTTGCTTTTTCCAACTGTGTTTTCCTCTTTGGTGATTTCGACTTGTTTCTTTGTAATTCGTCGATTTCCCCCTCTTTTGATCATCCCCTGCCTGTTTTACTGTAATTTGTTGATTTGGCTCTTTGTTCAGTTCCGAGGAGATCCTTTTATNggggggggggggggagatgGATTAATTAAGGTTTTGTGGGTGTGTTTGGTTGCACAACGAactcaaatcaaaatttttgcTTGCTGTTGTTTTGGTTTACAGTGGGTTTGGTGCAATTCTTAAGTTGGTTGGTGTTTCGCACTGATCACAATACATCTGGCAAATGCGTCATATGGCCGATCAAACTTTTATCGCTTTAGGTTCCGATGATATTTTGGGAGCTGACCATGCTTTGGTAGTAGGGAAAGAGTTTCCCGATGTGGAAACTTGCAGAAGAACTTTGAAAGATTTGGCTTTAGCTCTGCGCTTCGATCTTCGTATTGTGAAATCTGACCGAAGCAGACTCATAGCCAAATGTTCAAGGGAAGGTTGTCCGTGGAGAATTCATGTAGCTAAATGCCCTGGCGTTCCCACATTTTCGGTTAGGACACTTAACGGCGAGCACACCTGTGAGGGTTTAGATGAtctgcatcatcatcaagcCTCGGTTGGTTGGGTTGCAAGATCGTTAGAAGCACGGATTAGAGATAATCCTCAGTACAAACCAAAGGAGATATTACAAGATATTCGTGATGAGCATGGTGTTTCGGTTTCTTATATGCAGGCTTGGCGCGGGAAAGAGCGTGGTATGGCTGCACTTCATGGTACTTTTGAGGAAGGCTATCGTCTTCTTCCTGCTTATTGTGAGCAGATCAAACTAGTTAACCCTGGGAGCTTTGCTTCTGTTTCTTCCTCTGGACCTGAAAACTGTTTCCAGCGCTTGTTTGTTGCGTACCAAGCATGTATATCGGGATTCACTAGTGGCTGTAGGCCGCTTCTTGAGCTCGATAGAGCGTATTTAAAAGGTAAGTATTTGGGTACGATGCTCTGTGCGGCTGCGGTTGATGCTGATGATGGTCTTTTTCCTCTAGCGATTGCCGTTGTTGATATAGAGAGCGATGAGAACTGGATGTGGTTTCTCTCGGAACTGAGGAAACTTCTCGGGATGAATTCAGAGAGCATGCCGAGAGTAACTATACTCTCGGAGAGACATTCAGGGATTGTGGCGGCGGTGAAATCTCACTTTCCTACTGCTTTTCACGGGTTTTGTCTCCATTACGTGAGTGAGAACTTCCGGGATACGTTCAAGAACACTAAGCTGGTTAATATGTTCTGGAGTGCCGTTTACGCTCTCACCGCATCAGAATTCGAATCCAAGATGTCTGAGATGATCGAGGTATCGCAGGACGTTATACAATGGTTTGAGCTCTTTCCACCTGAGCTTTGGGCGGTTGCTTTTTTCCAAGGCCTAGTACGTTATGGTCATTTTGCGTTAGGTATCACGGAGATATTGTACAATTGGGCTATCCAATGTCACGATCTCCCGATCATTCAAACAGTGGAACACATTCGAAATCAGTTGTCGTCTTGGTTCGATGCCAGGCGTGATTTAAGCTTGAGATGGAACTCTATACTAGTTCCATCGGCCGATAAACGGATTGTAGAAGCTATCTCGGACGCAGATTGTTACCAAGTTTTGCGTGCGAACGAAGTCGAATTCGAGATTGCTTCAACGGAGAGAACAAACATCGTGGATATCCGAACACGAGTATGTTCTTGCAACCGTTGGCAGCTTTACGGTTTACCATGTGCTCACGCAGCGGCAGCACTTATCTCGTGCGGACAGAACCCCCGTCAATTCGCAGAGCCATGCTTCACGGTTGGCAGCTATCAGCAGACATACGCCCAGATCATAGGTGAAACTCCAGACATCAACTTGTGGAAAAAGAAGCAACAAGAACCCGGGAAATGCGTACCTTTAATACTACCGCCTAAGACACGGAGACCGCCTGGTAGGCCGAAGAAGAAAGTAGTTCGAGCTGAGAATCTCAAGAGACCGAAAAGGATTGTTCAATGTGGTCGTTGTCATTTGTTGGGACACTCTCAAAACAAATGCACACAACAGCCTATTTGATCCTTTTATACCTCTTAATTTGGATGTAAGaagttgtaaatttgtaatctttGTGATAtaatatacagtagaacctctataaattaatactcggtaaattaataacttcccataaattaataaaaatctctGGTCCCAAGTTgagactagtgtaattttggacattatttgataaaataataaattaataactttttaaaaaattccatgtaaaaatatgatctcatcaatatcataaattaataatcaaataactaatatatatatatatatatatgaatatttagtgaaatatgaatatattgttgtttgtttgtttgttcttgcatttgcatttttgttggagagcatctctaatctttctgaCAGCATCAAAAACTTCTGGTGTTGTCTTCTTAAATCGCATCTAAAAATTGTAGAGAGTTCTTGACGCGATAATTGCTTCCTTATGTGTAACTGGTTTCAAAGGTATCGTCATATCTtattcaacttcatcatcatcttgaaaAATAGTAGcaacaatttcttctaaaaTCTGAATTTCTgatatgataaattaaaatctctataaattaataaaattttatgatccCAACCttgttaatttatagaggtAGCCTTTTCTAATGATCCTTAAAAACTAGATAttcgtatttgtttgttttagtagAACTGGACTCACTGGgactaaaatgaaattataataaaccGGGTCGGATAATACCCGCCGGGTTCGACCCATCTAATTGTCCCGCCAACGAAAAAAGTAAAGCCGCCAAGATGTGATTTTTTCGAaatcatcaatatcataaattaataatcaaataactaatatatatatatatatatatatatataaaaataagaatatttagtgaaatatgaatatattattgtttgtttgtttgttcttgcatttgcatttttgttggagagcatctctaatctttctgaCTGCATCAAAAACTTCTGGTGTTGTCTTCTTAAATCGCATCTAAAAATTGTAGAGAGTTCTTGACGTGATAATTGCTTCCTTATGTGTAACTGGTTTCAAAGGTATTGTCATATCTtattcaacttcatcatcatcttgaaaAATAGTAGcaacaatttcttctaaaatctaaatttctgatatgataaattaaaatctctataaattaataaaattttatgatcccaaccttattaatttatagaggtagCCTTTTCTAATCCTTAAAAACTAGATAttcgtatttgtttgttttagtagAACTGGACTCACTGGgactaaaatgaaattataataaaccGGGTCGGATAATACCCGCCGGGTTCGACCCATCTAATTGTCCCGCCAACGAAAAAAGTAAAGCCGCCAAGATGTGATTTTTTCGAaatcatcaatatcataaattaataatcaaataactaatatatatatatatatatatatatataaaaatatttagtgaaatatgaatatattattgtttgtttgtttgttcttgcatttgcatttttgttggagagcatctctaatctttctgaCTGCATCAAAAACTTCTGGTGTTGTCTTCTTAAATCGCATCTAAAAATTGTAGAGAGTTCTTGACGCGATAATTGCTTCCTTATGTGTAACTGGTTTCAAAGGTATCGTCATATCTtattcaacttcatcatcatcttgaaaAATAGTAGcaacaatttcttctaaaaTCTGAATTTCTgatatgataaattaaaatctctataaattaataaaattttatgatcccaaccttattaatttatagaggtagCCTTTTCTAATCCTTAAAAACTAGATAttcgtatttgtttgttttagtagAACTGGACTCACTGGgactaaaatgaaattataataaaccGGGTCGGATAATACCCGCCGGGTTCGACCCATCTAATTGTCCCGCCAACGAAAAAAGTAAAGCCGCCAAGATGTGATTTTTTCGAaatcatcaatatcataaattaataatcaaataactaatatatatatatatatatatatatatataaataagaatatttagtgaaatatgaatatattattgtttgtttgtttgttcttgcatttgcatttttgttggagagcatctctaatctttctgaCTGCATCAAAAACTTCTGGTGTTGTCTTCTTAAATCGCATCTAAAAATTGTAGAGAGTTCTTGACGTGATAATTGCTTCCTTATGTGTAACTGGTTTCAAAGGTATTGTCATATCTtattcaacttcatcatcatcttgaaaAATAGTAGcaacaatttcttctaaaaTCTGAATTTCTgatatgataaattaaaatctctataaattaataaaattttatgatccCAACCTTGTTAATTTATAGATGTAGCCTTTTCTAATGATCCTTAAAAACTAGATAttcgtatttgtttgttttagtagAACTGGACTCACTGGgactaaaatgaaattataataaaccGGGTCGGATAATACCCGCCGGGTTCGACCCATCTAATTGTCCCGCCAACGAAAAAAGTAAAGCCGCCAAGATGTGATTTTTTCGAaatcatcaatatcataaattaataatcaaataactaatatatatatatatatatatatatatataaataagaatatttagtgaaatatgaatatattattgtttgtttgtttgttcttgcatttgcatttttgttggagagcatctctaatctttctgaCTGCATCAAAAACTTCTGGTGTTGTCTTCTTAAATCGCATCTAAAAATTGTAGAGAGTTCTTGACGCGATAATTGCTTCCTTATGTGTAACTGGTTTCAAAGGTATCGTCATATCTtattcaacttcatcatcatcttgaaaAATAGTAGcaacaatttcttctaaaaTCTGAATTTCTgatatgataaattaaaatctctataaattaataaaattttatgatcccaaccttattaatttatagaggtagCCTTTTCTAATCCTTAAAAACTAGATAttcgtatttgtttgttttagtagAACTGGACTCACTGGgactaaaatgaaattataataaaccGGGTCGGATAATACCCGCCGGGTTCGACCCATCTAATTGTCCCGCCAACGAAAAAAGTAAAGCCGCCAAGATGTGATTTTTTCGAAGGTGGTGAAATGATAAAGACCTAacagagagagatcgagagagagagagatcgagagagagagagatcatcaaAGGGTGATAATGGAATCAGCTCCGACGGGATGCTTCAAGTGTGGCCGTCCCGGTCACTGGTCTCGCGATTGCCCATCCTCGGCTCCGGTCGCCGGTAATAAttccgtttcttcttcttccgctcCATCTCAGATCCCTAATAATGACAATCAGAGATCCTCCAAGAAAAGTGGAAACTCCATAGGGCCAGTTCCTAAATTGACGAAGACCAGAGTTCAAAGACCCAAGCTGACTCCTGAGTTACTGCTCTCTGAGGATGGTCTCGGTTATGTTCTTCGCTATTTCCCTAAATCCTTCAAGTATCGTGGCCGAGGCAAAGAGGcaagtctctcttcttctcctttttgaattttgattcagcttCGGATTTTGTGGTAATTTGGAATATATGAATACTTTTTGGTTTAAAGGTGAGCGATTTGGGGAATATGATACGGCTGTACAGTGAGTGGCACTCTCATTTGCTACCTTACTATTCCTTTGATCAGTTTGTGCATAAAGTGCAACAAGTCGCTTCTACTAAACGTGTCAAGGTACAAAATCCCCtctttctgatttttgtaaGTGTTCCTCCTTCATGCACCTTGAATGGTCCTTATGGTGGTGGGTGATTTTGATATTGATGAATCCGGATTTGAAGGCTGAAGTTATTTTGATGATTGTATCAAATCAGTATACCGAAATCAGAATTACATTGCTCGTCTCTTTATTTGGTGATCAATATGTGTTGCTTGAAAGTTCCAATTATACTAGAATCTGAGACCGTGTAAGGCTGTTATGATTCATAACTTATGATCATTGTGATCATACCTTAGTCTTTACTTACTTAACATTCTTACTTAGGTTCTGCTAGTAACTATATTGAATTTGCATTTTGTACTTGATACATTGATAAATTCACTCAATTGGTATGTATGTTTTGGCTTTTGCATTTATACCTGATACATAATGATGTGTTATCCTTTTAGAATTGTATAAACGAACTGCGAGAAAGGGTTGCCAGCGGAGTTGATCCAAACAAGTTATAcgaaaaacaggaaaaaaataCTGGTccttatgatgatgatcaaggtACGTCAAACAGATCAGCCTTTCTCCCTTGAATCTTCTTTGTTATCTCAATTCTCTCAATCCTTGGAATTTGGTTGGCTGCAAAAGTTTTTGGAAACTTGATATGAAAAGGGAAACGCTTCTATGTGTGGCTTAATTCTACATGAGTTCAATTTCTGTTACTCCATTACATTAATCCTGTAGGTAATTAAACATATCTTTTGTAGGTAACCTAGACATGGATCAGCCAAGTCATGACGAAGAGAACATACCATCGAGGAGTGTTGACGTTGACGCTGATGTTGATGCATTTCAAGACAGTATGTTGAATGAGATATTTGATAATGCATCAAAGCTACCTAGCAATGAACAAAATATGGATAAAAGCAGTGAACTGACAGAAGAGCAAAGAGAACGTATGGAAGCTAATAGATTGAAGGCAATGGAAAAGGCTCAGAACATTTCCGAAGAACAGAGAGTACGTATG is drawn from Camelina sativa cultivar DH55 chromosome 1, Cs, whole genome shotgun sequence and contains these coding sequences:
- the LOC104778986 gene encoding uncharacterized protein LOC104778986, translating into MRHMADQTFIALGSDDILGADHALVVGKEFPDVETCRRTLKDLALALRFDLRIVKSDRSRLIAKCSREGCPWRIHVAKCPGVPTFSVRTLNGEHTCEGLDDLHHHQASVGWVARSLEARIRDNPQYKPKEILQDIRDEHGVSVSYMQAWRGKERGMAALHGTFEEGYRLLPAYCEQIKLVNPGSFASVSSSGPENCFQRLFVAYQACISGFTSGCRPLLELDRAYLKGKYLGTMLCAAAVDADDGLFPLAIAVVDIESDENWMWFLSELRKLLGMNSESMPRVTILSERHSGIVAAVKSHFPTAFHGFCLHYVSENFRDTFKNTKLVNMFWSAVYALTASEFESKMSEMIEVSQDVIQWFELFPPELWAVAFFQGLVRYGHFALGITEILYNWAIQCHDLPIIQTVEHIRNQLSSWFDARRDLSLRWNSILVPSADKRIVEAISDADCYQVLRANEVEFEIASTERTNIVDIRTRVCSCNRWQLYGLPCAHAAAALISCGQNPRQFAEPCFTVGSYQQTYAQIIGETPDINLWKKKQQEPGKCVPLILPPKTRRPPGRPKKKVVRAENLKRPKRIVQCGRCHLLGHSQNKCTQQPI
- the LOC104779061 gene encoding TIMELESS-interacting protein-like, whose product is MESAPTGCFKCGRPGHWSRDCPSSAPVAGNNSVSSSSAPSQIPNNDNQRSSKKSGNSIGPVPKLTKTRVQRPKLTPELLLSEDGLGYVLRYFPKSFKYRGRGKEVSDLGNMIRLYSEWHSHLLPYYSFDQFVHKVQQVASTKRVKNCINELRERVASGVDPNKLYEKQEKNTGPYDDDQGNLDMDQPSHDEENIPSRSVDVDADVDAFQDSMLNEIFDNASKLPSNEQNMDKSSELTEEQRERMEANRLKAMEKAQNISEEQRVRMEANRLKALERAKARVQPNQD